The Xyrauchen texanus isolate HMW12.3.18 chromosome 28, RBS_HiC_50CHRs, whole genome shotgun sequence genome has a segment encoding these proteins:
- the LOC127621978 gene encoding trace amine-associated receptor 4-like has protein sequence MTSNETDIYAKNMFLCYPLLPNSCPKAHRLTVIKLTMYTLMLLMILTTVFGNLLVIISISHFKQLQSPTHLIVRSLAASDCLLGSLVMPYSMVRSVEGCWFLGDVICKVHSSLDMTFCISSILHLSLISIDRYWAICDPLRYKMRITNCTVTVFITITWLFSFAYSFSVVFLGVNAVGLEMLIVQISCVGNCVLFFNKQWGIICPLLTFFLPGTIMSSLYMMVFHVARKHAKVISDRVTVGATSSAHRERKAAKTLALVMGVFLFCWLPYFIVTAIDPFLNFVTPGDVFEALVWFAYFNSTCNPLIYGLFYPRFQNAFKILISTYICGFNNLNTLTIE, from the coding sequence ATGACTTCTAATGAGACAGATATTTATGCTAAAAATATGTTTCTCTGCTATCCACTTCTACCGAACTCCTGTCCCAAAGCGCATCGtcttactgtaattaaattgacAATGTACACTCTCATGCTGCTCATGATCCTCACCACAGTTTTTGGGAATCTGCTGGTCATCATCTCCATCTCACACTTCAAACAGCTGCAGTCTCCAACTCATCTGATCGTTCGCTCTCTGGCCGCCAGCGACTGTCTACTGGGCTCTTTGGTCATGCCTTACAGCATGGTGCGATCTGTTGAAGGGTGCTGGTTTTTGGGAGATGTTATTTGTAAAGTACATTCTAGTTTGGACATGACTTTCTGTATTTCTTCCATATTGCATCTTAGTTTAATATCTATTGACAGGTACTGGGCCATCTGTGACCCTTTAAGGTACAAAATGAGGATCACAAACTGCACTGTGACTGTATTTATTACCATTACATGGCTATTTTCATTTGCATAcagcttttctgttgtgtttttagGGGTAAATGCAGTTGGTCTAGAGATGCTCATAGTGCAGATTTCTTGTGTGGGAaattgtgttctgttttttaACAAACAGTGGGGTATTATTTGTCCACTTCTAACATTCTTTCTTCCTGGGACAATTATGAGCTCTTTGTATATGATGGTCTTTCATGTTGCAAGAAAACATGCAAAAGTGATCTCAGACAGAGTGACTGTGGGGGCTACAAGCTctgcacacagagagagaaaagcagCTAAAACTCTGGCCCTTGTTATGGGTGTATTTTTGTTCTGCTGGCTGCCTTATTTTATTGTCACTGCAATTGACCCTTTCCTCAATTTTGTGACTCCAGGTGATGTCTTTGAGGCTTTAGTTTGGTTTGCATATTTTAACTCAACTTGTAACCCTTTGATCTATGGACTTTTCTATCCTCGTTTTCAGAATGCCTTTAAGATTCTCATATCCACTTACATCTGTGGCTTCAATAACTTAAACACCTTGACAATAGAATGA